The following proteins come from a genomic window of Micromonas commoda chromosome 2, complete sequence:
- a CDS encoding predicted protein, which translates to MSPLSQRAMEPTKAAFGKAFWDQEAESAAALDGHVRVHQSHAPPFSLAMPSGLARSQQLYMMQRFLNIPATPSYVKAEDGMVLDRVIANVGGRTWWHTLTLRLRAQRAWNSQSFNEGRPHRILGDPSLYALGGRFRAGFSRHTVLKAFGELGSLKGLLGRFGGLRRADPNASNPNVTNAPQGVASAATIDPDETPRGRVTLRSTAIPYHVLTADWSRRERFQTSDGYEQGASHFTLSLASRGPQHVNYRVGVRQWLDETVPPFELAPEGGRRAPPRREFVAGASAEKQLTLWRGEVRPPAEGKRPGGYAALPVKPCVTIGGILGAICRVPMGNSEPGWKSGEGEWRQVCSGTAHVSFGSFQRPMFDYTSVDLRYDAGAIAPRRPLAERPAHELTVVERALESSGVRVESETVTLAATQQILGPLRGRLEVRCHPRALVRATQLGWNSFKTPRKESDGEGGEVYSGRFGSAWHSVKGEMSAAEVIYGVDCPLPPALGAARLVAWYNVTRAEAMAEMRLFDL; encoded by the coding sequence ATGAGCCCGCTCTCGCAGAGGGCGATGGAGCCCACGAAGGCTGCGTTCGGCAAGGCGTTCTGGGATCaggaggcggagagcgcggcggctctgGACGGGCACGTTCGCGTGCACCAGAGCCACGCGCCCCCGTTCTCGCTCGCCATGCCCTCGGgtctcgcgcgctcgcagcAGCTCTACATGATGCAGCGGTTCCTCAACATCCCCGCCACGCCGTCCTACGTCAAGGCTGAGGACGGCATGGTGCTCGACCGCGTCATCGCCAACGTCGGGGGCCGCACCTGGTGGCACACGCTCACGCTGCGGCTCAGGGCGCAGCGCGCGTGGAACTCGCAGTCCTTCAACGAGGGCAGACCCCACcgcatcctcggcgacccTTCGCTCTACGCGCTGGGAGGCAGGTTCAGGGCCGGGTTCTCCAGGCACACCGTGCTCAAGGCGTTCGGCGAGCTCGGATCGCTAAAGGGGCTCCTCGGAAGGTTCGGCGGCTTGCGACGAGCAGATCCAAACGCGTCCAATCCCAACGTCACCAACGCCCCCCAGggcgtcgcatccgccgccacGATCGACCCCGACGAGACACCGCGCGGCAGGGTCACCCTTCGGTCCACCGCCATCCCGTACCACGTCCTCACCGCCGACTGGTCGCGCCGGGAGCGCTTCCAAACGAGCGACGGGTACGAGCAGGGCGCGTCTCACTTCACGCTGTCCTTGGCGTCCAGGGGCCCCCAGCACGTCAACTACAGGGTCGGCGTGAGGCAGTGGCTCGACGAGACCGTGCCGCCGTTCGAGCTGGCGCCGGAAGGGGgcaggagggcgccgccgaggcgagagtttgtcgcgggcgcctccgcggagaAGCAGCTCACGCTGTGGCGGGGCGAGGTGAGGCCGCCGGCGGAGGGGAAGCGGCCCGGCGGGTACGCCGCGCTGCCCGTCAAACCGTGCGTCACGATCGGCGGCATCCTGGGCGCCATCTGCCGCGTTCCGATGGGCAACAGCGAACCTGGGTGGAAGTCCGGCGAGGGGGAGTGGCGGCAGGTGTGCAGCGGCACGGCGCACGTCTCCTTTGGCTCGTTTCAGCGCCCAATGTTCGACTACACGTCGGTGGATCTCAGgtacgacgccggcgccatcgcgcccagGCGTCCCCTCGCGGAGCGccccgcgcacgagctcaccgtcgtcgaacgcgccctCGAGAGcagcggcgttcgcgtcgagtcGGAGACGgtgacgctcgccgcgacgcagcaGATCCTCGGGCCGCTGCGGGGTCGGCTCGAGGTTCGGTGCCACCCGCGAGCGCTGGTTCGCGCGACGCAGCTGGGGTGGAACTCGTTCAAGACGCCGCGGAAGGAGAGCGACGGGGAGGGCGGGGAGGTGTACAGCGGTCGGTTCGGGAGCGCGTGGCACAGCGTCAAGGGGgagatgagcgccgcggaggtcatCTACGGGGTGGACTGCCCGctgccccccgcgctcggcgccgctcggCTGGTGGCTTGGTACAACGTGACCCGAGCGGAGGCCATGGCGGAGATGCGCCTGTTCGACCTGTGA
- a CDS encoding predicted protein: protein MSCAASAVFSRPVALTARRGAPASRRASSLRCEAAGIKTGKAVWRGENTTEVGNGEGFETEFLFDLGGETPAPVKGLRFKKDSEVVTVTIPRPLGIVFEEKLDGIYQKIVVDEVLEGSNASKADVKVGDVLRITTAVFNVPGVIDVTAWLNPPKSSNCKAFYVADQKPFDKVMDAIKSHAVPVDTPDGPMEVEEVGLVLERPTA from the coding sequence ATGtcctgcgccgcgtccgccgtcttcagccgtcccgtcgccctcacggcgcggcgcggcgcccccgcctcccgccgGGCATCCTCGCTCCGGTGCGAGGCCGCCGGCATCAAGACGGGCAAGGCTGTCTGGAGGGGCGAGAACACGACGGAGGTGGGCAACGGCGAAGGATTCGAGACGGAGTTCCTgttcgacctcggcggcgagacccccgcgccggtgaagGGTCTCCGGTTCAAGAAGGACTCCGAGGTGGTCACCGTGACCATTCCGAGGCCGCTGGGCATCGTGTTCGAGGAGAAGCTCGACGGCATCTACCAGAAGATCGTGGTcgacgaggtgctcgagggAAGCAACGCATCCAAGGCTGACGTGAAGGTTGGGGACGTCCTGCGGATCACCACCGCGGTGTTCAACGTCCCCGGGGTCatcgacgtcaccgcgtggCTCAACCCGCCCAAGAGCAGCAACTGCAAGGCGTTCTACGTGGCGGATCAGAAGCCGTTCGACAAGGTGATGGACGCCATCAAATCGCACGCCGTGCCGGTGGACACTCCGGATGGTCCgatggaggtggaggaggtcGGACTCGTGCTGGAACGGCCGACGGCGTGA
- a CDS encoding dephospho-coa kinase (Dephospho-coenzyme A kinasecatalyzes the phosphorylation of dephosphocoenzyme A (dCoA) to yield CoA, which is the final step in CoA biosynthesis.), whose protein sequence is MRCAAEAVARVSRFTRAVQARPRTRAHRLTPRAEASTETGGSPEGTMLLLGLTGSIGMGKSAVSSMLTEKLRVPVLDSDAVVHELYSPGGDAVEPVAALFPGVVDPDGGISRPELGKFVLGPDNEAAMAALEAVVHPLVDAARWKFLDDADKAGETLVVLDIPLLYEKGYENTVDLVVVVSAGSTETQRNRVLARPGMTPEKFEAIVARQVPDEEKRSRADFVIDTGCSLAETERAVGALVAELRSTGAGRAAVWSRMKAERRG, encoded by the coding sequence ATGCGATGCGCCGCTGAGGCTGTCGCTCGAGTCTCCAggttcacgcgcgcggtccaAGCCCGtccccgaacccgcgcgcatcgtctcaccccccgcgcggaggcgtcgacaGAGACGGGCGGATCCCCCGAAGGGACGATGCTGCTCCTCGGTTTGACGGGCTCGATAGGGATGGGCAAGAGCGCGGTGTCGTCCATGCTGACCGAGAAACTCCGCGTGCCCGTGCTCGACTCCGACGCCGTGGTTCACGAGCTCTACtccccgggcggcgacgccgtcgaacccgtcgccgcgctgttcccgggcgtcgtcgaccccgacggcggcatcTCCAGGCCCGAGCTCGGCAAGTTCGTCCTGGGACCCGACAACGAAgccgccatggcggcgctggaggcggtGGTCCacccgctcgtcgacgccgcgaggtggaaattcctggacgacgcggacaaAGCGGGCGAaaccctcgtcgtcctcgacatACCGCTGCTGTACGAGAAAGGGTACGAGAACACCGTGGACTTGGTTGTCGTGGTCAGCGCCGGGTCGACGGAGACGCAGCGGAATAGAGTCCTCGCGAGGCCGGGGATGACGCCGGAAAAGTTcgaggcgatcgtcgcgaggcAGGTTccggacgaggagaagcgTTCGAGGGCGGATTTCGTGATCGACACCGGGTGCTCGctggcggagacggagcgcgcggtgggagcGTTGGTGGCGGAGCTGaggtcgacgggcgcggggcgggcggcggtttGGAGCCGGATGAAagccgagcggcgggggtga
- a CDS encoding predicted protein produces MATVNIGASNAGDQFYRYKMPAIQSKIEGRGNGIKTNIPNMVDVAKALARPPTYTTKYMGYELGALTKCDEKSGTYIVNGAHSAQVLAQHLEGFIKRFVQCHSCGNPETVINITKKDTIQLKCKACGFVSDVDMRHKLTTFILKNPPEKDKNASKKDKQLRRAEKEREEEGAELDRQAEEERRRKKAEKKEKKEGKSKKEKKEKKEKKSKKSKDDDDDDEASGSPKRDSDSEPEPSDDDDDDTVWATDTSAAAALARAKEQLTDASAAMVTVADDLEKKVALEEAAKAAAEESESEEEEDERIAKLRGYISKHDAAETAEYLVSDKLGVESKELGVHFLVEALLDEDEPLVPQVKAKKAYMIAACGQDAKLQMALTCALELFITESAPEEFKKYVEILKVLYDEDVLEEEIILKWGADPKSAARFGVELETSQLVRKQVKPFLEWLATADDDSDSD; encoded by the exons ATGGCTACCGTCAACATCGGCGCCTCCAATG CCGGCGACCAGTTCTACCGCTACAAGATGCCCGCGATCCAGTCCAAGATCGAGGGTCGCGGTAACGGCATCAAGACGAACATCCCCAACAtggtcgacgtcgccaaggctCTCGCCCGCCCGCCCACCTACACCACCAAGTACATGGGctacgagctcggcgcgctgacCAAGTGCGACGAGAAGAGCGGCACGTACATCGTCAACGGCGCGCACTCCGCGCAGGTCCTCGCGCAGCACCTCGAGGGCTTCATCAAGCGCTTCGTGCAGTGCCACAGCTGCGGCAACCCCGAGACGGTCATCAACATCACCAAGAAGGACACCATCCAGCTCAAGTGCAAAGCCTGCGGCTTTGTCTCCGACGTCGACATGAGGCACAAGCTCACGACCTTCATCCTCAAGAACCCCCCGGAGAAGGACAAGAATGCCTCCAAGAAGGACAAGCAGCTCAGgcgcgccgagaaggagcgcgaggaggagggcgccgagctcgacaggcaggctgaggaggagcgccggcgcaagaaggcggagaagaaggagaagaaggagggaAAGtccaagaaggagaagaaggagaagaaggagaagaagagcAAGAAGtccaaggacgacgacgacgacgacgaggcatCCGGTTCCCCCAAGCgcgactccgactccgagcccgagccatccgacgacgacgacgacgacaccgtGTGGGCCACGgacacctccgccgccgccgcgctcgctcgaGCCAAGGAGCAGCTcaccgacgcctccgccgccatggtcaccgtcgccgacgacctcgagaagaaggtggcgctcgaggaggccgccaaggcagccgccgaggagtccgagtccgaggaggaggaggacgagcgcaTCGCCAAGCTTCGCGGATACATCTCCAagcacgacgcggcggagactgCGGAGTATCTCGTGTCCGAcaagctcggcgtcgagtcgaAGGAACTCGGCGTGCACTTCCTCGTCGAGGCtctgctcgacgaggacgagccgCTGGTGCCGCAGGtcaaggccaagaaggcgtacatgatcgccgcgtgcggcCAGGATGCCAAGCTGCAGATGGCGCTCACCTGCGCCCTCGAGCTCTTCATCACGGAATCCGCCCCAGAGGAGTTTAAGAAGTACGTCGAGATCCTCAAGGTGCTctacgacgaggacgtcctcgaAGAGGAGATCATCCTGAAGTGGGGCGCGGATCCCAAGTCGGCCGCCAggttcggcgtcgagctggaGACCAGTCAGCTCGTCCGCAAGCAGGTCAAGCCCTTCCTCGAGtggctcgccaccgcggacgacgactccgactcggACTGA
- a CDS encoding predicted protein, with protein sequence MVAKAQTADAPAPAERRVLRGVIFDMDGTLTVPNHDFAEMYRRVGCKTRDILTEIESWPEDERKRANDIIHEMETEALATMKAMPGAEKLGAFLDGKGLPRGLVTRNVQASVAHFHANAWTLPPFSPALAREFKPYKPAPDALLHICKRWNVPPSQVVMIGDSAKDDVVSGNRAGCVTVLLDTEGKWRIGSEDGMVPHFIVNSLDEVAPTLQAHFDLGTSTNVPEPARA encoded by the exons ATGGTCGCGAAGGCCCAGACGGCGGACGCCCCGGCCCCTGCGGAAAGGCGGGTGCTGAGGGGGGTCATCTTCGACATGGACGGGACGCTCACCGTGCCCAACCACGACTTCGCTGAGATGTACAGGCGCGTGGGGTGCAAGACCCGAGACATTTTGACCGAGATCGAGTCGTggcccgaggacgagcgcaAGCGCGCGAACGACATCATCCACGAGATGGAGACGGAGGCGTTGGCCACCATGAAGGCCATGCCGGGGGCGGAGAAGCTGGGTGCCTTCCTCGATGGAAAGGGGCTGCCGAGGGGGCTGGTGACGCGGAACGTGcaggcgtccgtcgcgcacTTCCACGCCAACGCGTGGACCCTCCCGCCCTTCTCCccggctctcgcgcgcgagttCAAGCCCTacaagcccgcgcccgacgcgctcctGCACATATGCAAGCGGTGGAACGTGCCGCCCTCGCAGGTTGTCATGATTGGCGACTCCGCCAAAGACGACGTGGTGAGCGGGAACCGCGCGGGATGCGTCACCGTGCTGCTGGACACGGAGGGTAAGTGGAGGATCGGGAGCGAGGACGGG ATGGTGCCGCACTTCATCGTCAACTCGCTGGACGAGGTGGCGCCGACGCTGCAAGCGCACTTCGACCTTGGCACTTCGACGAACGTCCCGGAGCCCGCTCGAGCCTAA
- a CDS encoding predicted protein codes for MSGSQARRAASRLYAAGSRASSSVIARALGLDTARSVLTRGSFASTWSHRAAPFSASAHASAAADDRALARNIGISAHIDSGKTTLTERILFYTGRINEIHEVRGKDGVGAKMDSMELEREKGITIQSAATFCKWKDSDINIIDTPGHVDFTIEVERALRVLDGAILVLCSVGGVQSQSITVDRQMRRYNVPRLCFVNKCDRTGADPWRVLRQVQDKLKLNAAAVHIPIGLEENHAGVVDLVRMEAVTFHGPNGNDIKIEPIPNDLKALASEKRKLLVEAVAEVDEELGEIFLMGEDPSVDQLKAAIRRATIAREFAPLFMGSAFKNKGVQLLLDGVVDYLPAPHEVENKALDLNKEEEEVQLVSDPKAPLVGLAFKLEEGRFGQLTYLRIYQGKIAKGNTLMNTSTGKKLKVPRLVRMHSEEMEEVTEASAGEIVALFGVECKSGDTFTDGTVNLAMTSMKVPEPVMSLAVAPKSRAESANFSKALSRFQREDPTFKVRLDEESGQTIISGMGELHLDIYIERMKREYKVEVDVGEPRVNYRECVTQKATFDYLHKKQSGGSGQYGRVVGYVEPLEEGNQGVEFENGIIGNAIAPGYILACDKGFKEAAQTGGLIGHPVEGVKIVLTDGASHAVDSSEMAFKLAALAAFRQVYEKAKPRILEPVMSVEITVPNEFQGTVIGNINRRKGTVKDSTSEGDDVIITCDVPLKNMFGYSTELRSMTQGKGEFTMEYNNHQPVTQDVQAELCQEYGKRQKN; via the coding sequence ATGTCGGGGTCGcaggctcgacgcgcggcgtcccggctgtacgccgcgggctcccgcgcgtcctcttccgtgatcgcgcgcgctctcggACTTGATACCGCGCGATCGGTGCTCACCCGcggctcgttcgcgtccaccTGGTctcatcgcgcggcgcccttcagcgcctccgcccacgcgtcggcggcggcggacgatcGCGCCTTGGCTCGAAACATCGGCATCTCGGCGCACATCGACAGCGGGAAGACCACCTTGACCGAGCGCATCCTCTTCTACACGGGCAGGATCAACGAGATCCACGAGGTGCGCGGgaaggacggcgtcggcgcgaagatGGACTCGATGGAGCTGGAGAGGGAGAAGGGCATCACCATCcagtccgcggcgacgttctgCAAGTGGAAGGACAGCGACATCAACATCATCGACACGCCGGGCCACGTCGACTTCACCATCGAGGTggagcgcgccctccgcgtcctcgacggcgccatcCTGGTGCTATGCTCCGTGGGCGGGGTGCAGTCGCAGTCCATCACGGTCGACAGGCAGATGCGCAGGTACAACGTCCCGCGACTGTGCTTCGTGAACAAGTGCGACAggaccggcgccgacccgTGGAGGGTGCTGAGGCAGGTCCAGGATAAGCTCAagctcaacgccgcggcggttcacATCCCGATCGGCCTCGAGGAGAAccacgcgggcgtcgtggaCCTCGTGCGCATGGAGGCGGTCACGTTCCACGGCCCCAACGGCAACGACATCAAGATCGAACCCATCCCCAACGACTTGAAGGCTCTCGCTTCGGAGAAGCGTAAGCTTCTCGTggaggccgtcgccgaggtggacgaggagctcggcgagatCTTCCTCATGGGCGAGGACCCGTCGGTGGACCAGCTCAAGGCTgcgatccgccgcgccacgATCGCGCGGGAATTCGCCCCGTTATTCATGGGTTCGGCGTTTAAGAACAAGGGAGTGCAGTTGCTCCTCGACGGGGTGGTGGATTACCTCCCGGCGCCGCACGAGGTTGAGAACAAAGCGCTGGACCTCaacaaggaggaggaggaggttcaGCTCGTCTCGGACCCCAAGGCACCGCTCGTGGGGCTCGCGTtcaagctcgaggagggaCGGTTCGGTCAGCTCACGTACCTCCGAATCTACCAGGGGAAAATCGCCAAGGGCAACACGCTGATGAACACGTCAACCGGGAAGAAGCTCAAGGTTCCCCGGCTGGTTCGCATGCACtcggaggagatggaggaggtcaccgaggcgtccgcgggcgagatcgtcgcgctcttcggcGTGGAGTGCAAGTCCGGCGATACCTTCACCGACGGAACCGTCAACCTCGCGATGACATCGATGAAGGTGCCGGAGCCGGTGatgtcgctcgcggtggcgccgaaATCGAGAGCCGAGTCTGCAAACTTTTCCAAGGCGCTCTCCCGGTTCCAGCGCGAGGACCCAACGTTCAAGGTGCGCCTGGACGAGGAGAGCGGGCAGACCATCATCAGCGGCATGGGCGAGCTCCACCTCGACATCTACATCGAGCGAATGAAGCGCGAGTACAAGGTTGAGGTTGACGTCGGCGAACCCAGGGTCAACTACCGCGAGTGCGTCACGCAAAAGGCGACGTTTGATTACCTTCACAAGAAGCAGTCCGGCGGTAGCGGCCAAtacggccgcgtcgtcggctaCGTCGAGCCCCTGGAGGAGGGTAACCAGGGCGTGGAGTTCGAGAACGGAATCATCGGcaacgccatcgcgcccgggTACATCCTCGCGTGCGACAAGGGTttcaaggaggcggcgcaaACGGGCGGGCTCATCGGTCACCCGGTTGAGGGAGTCAAGATTGTGTTaaccgacggcgcgagccacGCGGTGGACTCGAGCGAGATGGCGTtcaagctcgccgccctcgccgcgttcaggCAGGTTTACGAGAAGGCCAAGCCGCGGATCCTCGAGCCCGTGATGAGCGTCGAGATCACCGTGCCGAACGAGTTTCAGGGCACCGTCATCGGGAACATCAACCGAAGGAAGGGAACGGTGAAGGACAGCACgtcggagggcgacgacgtgatCATCACCTGCGACGTCCCCCTGAAGAACATGTTCGGTTACTCCACGGAGCTCAGGTCCATGACCCAGGGCAAAGGAGAGTTCACCATGGAGTACAACAATCACCAGCCGGTGACCCAGGACGTGCAGGCGGAGCTCTGCCAGGAGTACGGCAAGAGGCAGAAGAActga
- a CDS encoding predicted protein, whose product MSAQRFLNTAFGVSNGGLAAWGVAGGAAYYFFYLPEKEKADAEVLRAANAERLMKQKNYVEFVKEHEAKQTKAGKGGWFGGWFGGKKQ is encoded by the coding sequence ATGTCGGCGCAACGGTTTCTGAACACCGCGTTCGGCGTGTCTAacggcgggctcgccgcgtggggcgtcgcgggcggagCGGCGTATTACTTTTTTTATCTCcccgagaaggagaaggcggacgcggaggtgctccGGGCAGCGAACGCTGAGAGGCTGATGAAGCAGAAGAACTACGTCGAGTTCGTGAAGGAGCACGAGGCGAAGCAGACCAAGGCTGGGAAAGGTGGGTGGTTCGGAGGATGGTTCGGGGGCAAGAAGCAGTAG
- a CDS encoding predicted protein has protein sequence MAELHIVGEIVGASGFEERNLFCKWGLEAGSMWDVVEGEAGGQTHCCYPPEGEPSVVWSHPVDVHYAAKSLVGWPKMWFQVWHMDDHGLKDLCGYGFCHVPTGPGMHEVEVCTWCPEGTPLEKLQAFFVGGKPRLKYEEVIHSPGDRFRLATRAAGVIKLQLGVCVKDFDKYNVAH, from the exons ATGGCCGAGCTGCACATCGTCGGAGAGATCGTAGGGGCTTCCGGCTTTGAGGAGCGGAACCTATTCTGCAAG TGGGGCTTGGAGGCGGGAAGCATgtgggacgtcgtcgagggcgaggccgGCGGTCAGACCCACTGCTGCTACCCTCCGGAAGGGGAGCCCTCCGTGGTGTGGAGCCACCCGGTGGATGTCCACTACGCCGCGAAATCGCTGGTGGGCTGGCCCAAGATGTGGTTCCAGGTGTGGCACATGGACGATCACGGGCTGAAGGACCTGTGCGGGTACGGATTCTGCCACGTCCCCACCGGCCCCGGCATGCACGAGGTCGAAGTGTGCACGTGGTGCCCCGAGGGCACCCCGCTCGAGAAGCTGCAGGCGTTTTTCGTCGGCGGCAAGCCGAGGCTGAAGTACGAGGAGGTGATCCACTCGCCGGGTGACAGGTTcaggctcgcgacgcgcgccgcgggggtgatCAAGCTCCAGCTCGGCGTGTGCGTCAAGGACTTCGACAAGTACAACGTGGCCCACTGA
- a CDS encoding predicted protein has protein sequence HQVTLHLYDLSQGMARAMSPALLGRQIDGVWHTGIVVHGQEYYFGGGIQVGYPGGTHFGRPMQVIPMGETHIPEELLQEFLAEISPRFTMHTYNLLRWNCNNFSNEVTQFLVGKEIPSHILSLPDDVMNTPLGQQLMPFL, from the coding sequence CACCAGGTTACCCTCCACCTCTACGACCTGTCGCAGGGCATGGCGCGGGCCATGAGCCCTGCGCTGTTGGGCAGGCAGATCGACGGCGTCTGGCACACCGGCATCGTCGTTCACGGCCAAGAGTACTATTTCGGGGGAGGAATCCAAGTGGGCTACCCCGGGGGCACGCACTTCGGGAGGCCCATGCAGGTCATACCGATGGGCGAGACGCACATCCCAGAGGAGCTGCTGCAGGAGTTCCTCGCCGAGATTTCCCCGCGGTTCACCATGCACACGTACAACCTCCTGCGATGGAACTGCAACAACTTCAGCAACGAGGTGACGCAGTTTTTGGTCGGCAAGGAGATACCTTCACACATTCTTTCGCTGCCCGACGATGTCATGAACACGCCTCTCGGGCAGCAGCTCATGCCGTTCCTC